The following are encoded in a window of Megalopta genalis isolate 19385.01 chromosome 6, iyMegGena1_principal, whole genome shotgun sequence genomic DNA:
- the LOC117218549 gene encoding uncharacterized protein LOC117218549, with product MRTRILFIALISTALAQQKAQRPSRTPPAQIKYNDPNGSKVDWKFFAPQNQWRAHLETSQRSQRGQAEYVNNPQQSVQRTQQSQLVGLQQELEQVHYKPTYQQAESAQPDANQHRGYPQSQLTQPDPSQYKGYSQTQSQLEQPGPVQVLYRPYPQPQTPIDAQPAPIQVHYKTYAQPEPSTDAQPQSAPIQAQYRSYPHPQSRVDAQQEQPRYRVHQTPQAQTSAEAQPAPEQDVDRQKAYLQDQAPTQVHQEPNQLQYKPLSAGPAYVKQLLLENFKPQRPYADPTAFLYTTNYVPQQRDQQSANAEQSPYEQSSESYEQSELPKTRREYSGRGIQGRIVYKDDYKQRDQQESPQLQYVRVPIEKLPAPPSPRLVLDKNMPPEIRQLLQFQAQLPYDVIANSITYKPKTLFIPKPLPPDASGTYQYRSKVYYPNVEQYEPEFETAKPVQEDQRH from the exons ATGCGGACCCGC ATCCTCTTTATCGCTCTGATTTCAACGGCGCTCGCGCAACAGAAGGCGCAGAGGCCCTCGCGAACACCACCGGCGCAAATCAAGTACAATGATCCTAATG GTTCGAAGGTGGATTGGAAGTTCTTCGCTCCGCAGAACCAATGGCGTGCTCACCTGGAGACCTCGCAGCGCAGTCAGCGAGGCCAGGCCGAGTACGTGAATAATCCGCAGCAGTCGGTGCAGAGAACCCAGCAATCTCAGTTAGTGGGGCTGCAACAGGAGCTGGAACAGGTGCACTACAAGCCAACGTATCAGCAAGCCGAATCGGCGCAGCCGGACGCGAATCAGCACAGAGGGTATCCGCAGAGCCAGCTGACCCAGCCGGACCCGAGTCAGTACAAGGGCTACTCGCAAACTCAGTCTCAACTGGAGCAACCGGGCCCTGTGCAGGTCCTCTACAGACCGTACCCGCAGCCGCAGACCCCGATAGACGCTCAACCGGCGCCTATTCAGGTCCACTATAAGACGTACGCGCAACCCGAGCCATCGACCGACGCGCAACCGCAATCAGCTCCTATTCAGGCCCAGTACAGGTCGTATCCGCACCCTCAGTCGCGAGTGGACGCTCAACAGGAACAGCCTCGGTACAGAGTGCATCAGACACCTCAAGCTCAGACCTCGGCGGAGGCGCAACCGGCTCCGGAGCAAGATGTGGATCGGCAGAAGGCGTACCTGCAGGATCAGGCTCCGACTCAGGTGCACCAGGAGCCTAATCAGCTGCAGTACAAACCACTTTCCGCAGGTCCAGCCTACGTGAAGCAGCTGCTGCTGGAGAACTTCAAGCCGCAGCGGCCTTACGCGGACCCGACCGCGTTCTTGTACACCACGAACTACGTGCCCCAGCAACGCGATCAGCAATCGGCGAACGCCGAGCAGTCGCCTTACGAGCAGTCGTCGGAGAGCTACGAGCAGTCGGAGCTGCCGAAGACCAGGCGAGAGTACTCGGGCAGAGGGATCCAAGGTAGAATCGTCTACAAGGACGACTACAAGCAACGGGATCAGCAGGAATCGCCGCAGCTCCAATACGTCCGGGTCCCGATCGAGAAGCTACCCGCTCCGCCTTCGCCAAGGCTGGTCCTCGACAAGAACATGCCTCCGGAAATCAGGCAGTTGTTGCAGTTCCAGGCCCAGCTGCCTTACGACGTCATCGCCAACAGCATCACCTACAAGCCGAAGACACTGTTCATCCCCAAACCGCTCCCGCCCGATGCCAGCGGCACCTATCAATATCGCAGCAAGGTCTATTACCCGAACGTTGAGCAGTATGAACCCGAGTTCGAGACGGCCAAGCCTGTTCAGGAAGATCAGAGGCATTGA